A single window of Kitasatospora sp. HUAS MG31 DNA harbors:
- a CDS encoding homoserine dehydrogenase: MMRTRPLKVALLGCGVVGSEVARIMTTTADDLAARIGAPVELAGIGVRRAGRPRPGVPEHLITTDAEALVSRGDIDVVVEVVGGIEPSKHLILKAFENGASVVSANKALLAKDGAELHAAAERAGVDLYYEAAVAGAIPLIRPLRESLAGDKVNRVLGIVNGTTNFILDKMDSTGAGYSEALEEATALGYAEADPTADVEGFDAAAKAAILAGIAFHTRVTAAEVYREGITEVTAADIHSAKQMGCVVKLLAICERSADGESVTARVHPAMIPLSHPLASVREAYNAVFVEAEAAGRLMFYGPGAGGAPTASAVLGDLVAVCRNKLGGATGPADSVYTELPAKPMDEVVTRYHVSLDVDDRAGVLAQVASVFAEHGVSIDTVRQQGRDGDAALVVVTHRATDAALSATVDKLRALDSVRDVASIMRVEGE, encoded by the coding sequence ATGATGCGTACGCGCCCGCTGAAGGTGGCGTTGCTGGGCTGTGGTGTGGTGGGCTCCGAGGTGGCGCGCATCATGACGACGACGGCCGACGACCTCGCCGCGCGGATCGGCGCCCCGGTCGAACTCGCCGGGATCGGCGTCCGCCGGGCCGGCCGGCCGCGCCCCGGTGTGCCCGAGCACCTGATCACCACCGACGCCGAGGCCCTGGTGAGCCGGGGCGACATCGACGTGGTGGTCGAGGTGGTGGGCGGCATCGAGCCGTCCAAACACCTCATCCTCAAGGCGTTCGAGAACGGCGCCTCGGTGGTCTCGGCCAACAAGGCCCTGCTGGCCAAGGACGGCGCCGAGCTGCACGCCGCGGCCGAGCGGGCCGGGGTGGACCTCTACTACGAGGCCGCCGTGGCCGGCGCCATCCCGCTGATCCGCCCGCTGCGCGAGTCGCTGGCCGGCGACAAGGTCAACCGGGTGCTCGGCATCGTCAACGGCACCACCAACTTCATCCTGGACAAGATGGACTCCACCGGCGCCGGGTACTCCGAGGCGCTGGAGGAGGCCACCGCGCTCGGCTACGCCGAGGCCGACCCGACCGCCGACGTGGAGGGCTTCGACGCCGCCGCCAAGGCCGCCATCCTGGCCGGCATCGCCTTCCACACCCGGGTGACCGCCGCCGAGGTGTACCGCGAGGGCATCACCGAGGTCACCGCCGCCGACATCCACTCGGCCAAGCAGATGGGCTGCGTGGTCAAGCTGCTGGCGATCTGCGAGCGCTCCGCCGACGGCGAGTCGGTCACCGCCCGGGTCCACCCCGCGATGATCCCGCTCAGCCACCCCCTGGCCTCGGTGCGCGAGGCGTACAACGCGGTGTTCGTGGAGGCCGAGGCGGCCGGTCGGCTGATGTTCTACGGTCCGGGCGCCGGCGGCGCGCCGACCGCCTCCGCCGTCCTCGGCGACCTGGTGGCGGTCTGCCGCAACAAGCTGGGCGGCGCGACCGGCCCCGCCGACTCGGTCTACACCGAGCTGCCGGCCAAGCCGATGGACGAGGTCGTCACCCGGTACCACGTCAGCCTCGACGTGGACGACCGGGCCGGTGTGCTGGCCCAGGTGGCCTCGGTCTTCGCCGAGCACGGGGTGTCCATCGACACCGTCCGCCAGCAGGGCCGCGACGGTGACGCCGCGCTCGTCGTGGTCACCCACCGCGCCACCGACGCCGCCCTGTCGGCGACGGTCGACAAGCTCCGCGCACTCGACAGCGTGCGCGACGTGGCCAGCATCATGCGGGTCGAAGGGGAGTAG
- the lysA gene encoding diaminopimelate decarboxylase, producing MSRSAHPAGPRHGDVLPEGHYLAPPSDLNALDPKVWSKTVTRGEDGVVTVGGRDVTSLAAEFGTPAYLMDEEDFRTRARAWRDAFGADADVYYAGKAFLSKAIVRWLHEEGLNVDVCSGGELHVALAAGMPGERIALHGNNKSVHELEQAVKAGVGHIVLDSYQEIERLAGIAGAQGVRQPVLIRITVGVEAHTHEFIATAHEDQKFGLSLNGGAAAEAVRRVLAHPESLELRGIHSHIGSQIFDTAGFEVAARRVVGLLAEIRDEHGVELPEIDLGGGLGIAYTSEDDPREPAEIASSLAEIVRRECAAANLAAPRLSVEPGRAIVGPTAFTLYEVGTVKPLDGLRTYVSVDGGMSDNIRTALYDAEYSVALVSRTSEAEPMLVRVVGKHCESGDIVVRDAFLPADLAAGDLIAVPATGAYCRSMASNYNHALKPPVVAVKDGAARVIVRRETEEDLLRLDIG from the coding sequence ATGAGCCGCTCCGCCCACCCCGCCGGCCCGCGCCACGGCGACGTGCTGCCCGAGGGCCACTACCTGGCCCCGCCGAGCGACCTGAACGCCCTCGACCCCAAGGTGTGGTCGAAGACCGTCACCCGCGGCGAGGACGGCGTCGTGACCGTGGGCGGCCGGGACGTGACCTCGCTGGCGGCCGAGTTCGGCACCCCCGCGTACCTGATGGACGAGGAGGACTTCCGCACCCGCGCCCGCGCGTGGCGGGACGCCTTCGGCGCGGACGCCGACGTGTACTACGCCGGCAAGGCGTTCCTCTCCAAGGCAATCGTGCGCTGGCTGCACGAGGAGGGCCTCAACGTCGACGTGTGCAGCGGCGGCGAGCTGCACGTCGCGCTGGCGGCCGGGATGCCGGGGGAGCGGATCGCGCTGCACGGCAACAACAAGTCCGTCCACGAGCTGGAGCAGGCCGTCAAGGCCGGGGTCGGCCACATCGTGCTCGACTCGTACCAGGAGATCGAGCGGCTCGCGGGCATCGCCGGGGCCCAGGGCGTCCGCCAGCCGGTGCTGATCCGGATCACGGTCGGCGTGGAGGCGCACACCCACGAGTTCATCGCCACCGCGCACGAGGACCAGAAGTTCGGCCTCTCGCTGAACGGCGGCGCCGCGGCCGAGGCGGTCCGCCGGGTGCTGGCCCACCCGGAGAGCCTGGAGCTGCGCGGCATCCACTCGCACATCGGCTCGCAGATCTTCGACACCGCCGGTTTCGAGGTGGCCGCCCGCCGCGTGGTCGGGCTGCTGGCCGAGATCCGCGACGAGCACGGTGTCGAACTGCCCGAGATCGACCTCGGCGGCGGCCTCGGCATCGCGTACACCAGCGAGGACGACCCGCGGGAGCCGGCGGAGATCGCCTCCTCGCTGGCCGAGATCGTCCGCCGTGAGTGCGCCGCCGCGAACCTGGCCGCGCCGCGGCTGTCGGTGGAGCCGGGCCGGGCGATCGTCGGCCCGACCGCCTTCACCCTGTACGAGGTGGGCACGGTCAAGCCGCTGGACGGCCTGCGCACCTACGTCAGCGTGGACGGCGGGATGTCCGACAACATCCGCACCGCGCTGTACGACGCCGAGTACTCGGTGGCGCTGGTCTCCCGCACCAGCGAGGCCGAGCCGATGCTGGTCCGCGTGGTGGGCAAGCACTGCGAGTCCGGCGACATCGTGGTCCGGGACGCCTTCCTGCCGGCCGACCTGGCCGCCGGCGACCTGATCGCGGTGCCCGCCACCGGCGCGTACTGCCGGTCGATGGCGAGCAACTACAACCACGCCCTCAAGCCTCCCGTGGTGGCCGTCAAGGACGGCGCGGCCCGGGTGATCGTCAGGCGTGAGACGGAGGAGGATCTCCTGCGTCTCGATATCGGCTGA